The Macadamia integrifolia cultivar HAES 741 unplaced genomic scaffold, SCU_Mint_v3 scaffold1166, whole genome shotgun sequence genome has a segment encoding these proteins:
- the LOC122062976 gene encoding uncharacterized protein LOC122062976, producing the protein MILCPCVKCINQLIKTREEVFEDLILNGFLRSYTIWSFHREASTSNTDPDVHNVVCDEGDRFDSTQNMLNELWERDALEATENRATGEPVMGQNIESEKFKRLMEDAKQELYPRCNKFTKLSFLIQLYHIKCLCNLSDKAFSMLLDLLREALPEQNTLPNSLYEAKKIIKELGLNYVKIDACSYDCMLYWKESATATSCKICGTSRYEKRENKGKKIPVKILRHFPLIPRLQRLYMSTKISSSMRWHHEQHVDDQRLRHPTDSKEWKEFDMRYPDFSKDPRNVRLGLASDGFNPFKTMTLTQSMWPVMVVPYNLPPWMCMKQPFVILTLLIPDPKQPGNNIDIYLQPLIEELKELWHNGVETYDVYKKETFKLHACLLWTINDFPAYANLSGWSTKGALACPCCNKDTSSRWLKYGGKTLLFGPSSIPSQ; encoded by the coding sequence ATGATCTTATGCCCATGTGTGAAGTGCATAAATCAATTGATAAAGACTCGGGAAGAAGTGTTTGAAGATCTCATATTGAATGGATTTCTAAGGAGTTACACAATTTGGAGTTTCCATAGAGaagcttcaacttcaaataCAGATCCGGATGTACATAATGTGGTATGTGATGAAGGTGATAGGTTTGATAGCACACAAAACATGTTAAATGAGTTATGGGAGAGAGATGCACTTGAAGCAACTGAGAATCGTGCCACAGGTGAGCCTGTAATGGGGCAAAATATTGAGTCAGAGAAGTTCAAGAGATTAATGGAAGATGCAAAGCAAGAATTATATCCCAGATGCAATAAGTTTACTAAGTTGTCCTTCCTTATTCAGCTATATCATATAAAGTGCCTCTGCAATTTGAGTGACAAGGCCTTCTCAATGTTGCTAGACTTATTAAGAGAGGCACTGCCAGAGCAAAATACATTGCCAAATTCCTTGTACGAAGCAAAGAAGATTATTAAAGAACTAGGACTCAATTATGTAAAGATTGATGCATGCAGCTATGACTGTATGTTGTATTGGAAGGAATCAGCCACTGCCACCTCTTGCAAAATATGTGGCACATCAAGGtatgagaaaagagaaaataaaggcaAGAAAATCCCTGTTAAGATATTACGTCATTTTCCTCTGATCCCAAGGCTGCAAAGGTTATACATGTCTacaaaaatatcttctagtatGCGATGGCATCATGAACAACATGTTGATGACCAACGGTTACGACACCCAACTGATTCTAAAGAATGGAAGGAATTCGATATGCGGTATCCAGATTTTAGTAAGGATCCTCGTAATGTGAGGCTTGGTCTAGCAAGTGATGGATTCAATCCGTTTAAGACGATGACTTTAACGCAAAGCATGTGGCCTGTTATGGTGGTGCCATACAACTTACCCCCATGGATGTGCATGAAGCAACCCTTCGTCATTCTTACATTGCTTATACCTGACCCAAAACAACCTGGGAAcaatatagatatatatttgCAGCCTTTAATAGAAGAATTAAAAGAGTTGTGGCATAATGGTGTTGAGACATATGACGTATATAAGAAGGAGACATTTAAGTTACATGCATGCTTGTTATGGACCATTAATGATTTTCCAGCATATGCAAACCTATCGGGTTGGAGCACTAAAGGTGCATTGGCTTGTCCTTGTTGCAACAAGGATACCTCATCTCGTTGGCTGAAATATGGGGGAAAAACATTGTTATTTGGGCCATCGTCGATTCCTTCCCAGTGA